From the Pseudodesulfovibrio indicus genome, the window TCCCAGTTCACCAATGCGGCGCACCTCAAGCACATCGTCAACAAGCACTCGAACTTCATCAATTTCCCGATCTATGTCGGCGACGAGCGGGTGAACACCATCCAGGCCCTGTGGCGCGAGCCAAAGTTCCAGATCACCTCGGAGCAGTACGCCGAATTCTACAAGTTCCTGACCTTTGATCCGGACGATCCCTTCGACACCCTGCACACCTCGGTGGACGCGCCCGTGCAGTTCAACGCGCTGATGTTCATTCCCAAGCACGGCGACGATCCGTTCGGCATGGGCCGCGAGAACCGCGGGCTGGACCTGTACGTGCGCCGGGTGCTCATCGAGAAGCAGAACAAGGACCTGCTTCCCGAGTACCTGGGCTTCGTCAAGGGCGTGGTGGACACCGAGGACCTGCCCCTGAACATCTCCCGCGAGACGCTCCAGGACAACATCCTGATGCGCAAGATCAGCTCCACCCTGGTCAAGCAGGTGCTCGACCACCTGGCCAAGATGGCCAAGGACGACGCGGACCGCTACGCTGATTTCTGGCGCGCCCACGGCGAGCTGTTCAAGGCGGGCTACATGGACTTCCTGAACAAGGACAAGTTCGCCGGCCTGGTCCGGTTCCACTCCTCGGGCCTGGAGGACGAGAAGGGGCTGACCTCCTTCGCGGACTACATCACCCGCGCCAAGGAGGACCAGAAGGAGATCTACTATGCCTACGGCCCCAGCCGCGAGGCCCTGAACCTCTCCCCGCACCTGGAGGTCTTCCGTCGCAAGGGCGTCGAGGTCCTGTACCTCTTCGAGCCCATCGACGAGTTCGTCATGGACGCCCTGAGCGAGTTCGACGGATGGTCCCTGGTCTCCGCCGAGCACGCGGACCCGGCCAAGCTCGACAAGTTCGAGTCCCTGGAAGCCGAGGACAAGCCCGAGCCGCTGTCCGACACCGAGAAGCCGGTGCTCGACAAGCTGCTGGCCCGCATGAAGGACGCGCTGGGCGACGCCGTGACCGAGGTCAAGGCCTCGGCCCGCCTGTCCCGCTCCCCGGTCTGCCTGGCCAACCCGGACGGCAACGTGACCTCGTCCATGGACAAGATCATGCGCGTCATGAGCAAGGATTCCTCCATCCCCAAGAAGATCCTGGAGGTCAACCCGGACCACCCGCTGGTGCGCAACATGCTGACCATCCTGGAGCGCGACGAGAACGACCCGTTCATCGAGCAGGCCGCCAACCAGCTCTACGAGTCCGCCCTGCTGCTGGAAGGCTACCTGACCGATCCCCACGCCCTGGTGGGCCGGGTCCAGGACCTGCTGACCAAGTCGAGCGGCTGGTACGTGGCGAGCGAAAAATAGCCCGTCCGCGATTAGAGGACATCACGGGGACCCGGCCATGCGCCGGGTCCCCTTTTTTCATTTCGGGAACGACCGGGGCCGCCGCAAATAATAACATCCGCACCCCGACGGGCGTGCTATGGGGAAGGAAACCGTTCAACCTCTATTCAAAGGAGCGCACACATGCCCAACATGGATTACCCGGGTCCCTGCCCCAGCTGCATGGGTATCGACGGCTGCCCGACGGACGCGGGCAAGGCGGAGGCGGTCGCCCACTACTGCAAGGGGCTGGAGATGGAACTCAACAGCTGGAAAGCGCGGCTTTACGATGTCCTGGCGTCGGACAAGAGCGGCGACGTGGCTGACGAGATCATCCTGATCAAGTCTCTGGTCAAGGAGATCGAGGCCATCGCCAAGGATATGGAGGCCGTCTGCCCGACGAGCCTCGGTGCCCAGGAAAAGCGCATCGGTACGAAGCTCGAGGACCTGCGGGTCCACTACACCAAGGCCCTCAACGTTCTTGCACCAGGTTGGTTCGGCGGCTAGTCCGCCGGTCCTGTCCACCCGGTCCGAGGGAAGGGATGGGTACGACAAGGCGGCGGCCGGTCCGGGAATCTCCCGGACCGGCCGCCCGCCGTTTGAAAACGCTAGTAGCCCAGCCCCAGGAACTTCCGGCACAGGTCCGTGGCGTAATGGTCGGTCATGCCGGAGATGTAGTCCACGATGGCCATGATGATCCGGTATTGGCAGCGGTTCTCGTCGGCGACGATGGCGTCGATGACCGAGGGGCCGATAATGGAGCGGATTTTCCGGTTGGTGGAGGAGAGCCCGGTCTTGGGCTGGCAGTACCGGTCCACGTCGGCCATGGTCTGGTCCAGGAGCCGGAAGAGTCCGTTTTGCGCGCCCAGCTCCAGGGTGGCCTTGCGCCGGGAGTGGAAGAGCCGCTCCTTGATGGTCCCGTACACGGCCCGGATGCGGCCGCAGATGCCGGTGGATTGTTCCATCAGGCTGGAGTCCAGGTCGAAGGAGCCGGTCATGATGGCCTCGTAGTGGGTCTGGAACAGTTCCGCGGCGTCCCTGGTCGCCTTGTTGATGAGTTTTGCCCGCAGATAGCTGTTGCGCTGGCGGAAATGGGCGCTCAACAGCCATTCGTGCGCCTGCCCAGGGCCGGTTTCCAGTTCCAGCGGTTCGGCAAAGCTGTCCAGCATGAACATCTCGTCCAGAATGCCCATCTCCGTCGCGTCCTCGATGTCGATGATCCGGTAGCAGATGTCGTCGGCGGCTTCGGTCAGGTAGGCCAGGGGCGGGCGGGACCACCGCCGGTCCATGGGGATGAGCCCGAGGGCGTCGGCCACCTTGTCCATGGCTTCGGCCTCGGTCTGGAAAAAACTGAATTTATCCTTGCCCTTGGGGGCGTCGTAGGAGGACCAGGGGTATTTGAGGACGGCCCCGAGCACGGCGTAGGTCGGGCTGATGCCGGTCTGGACGAACCCCGTGTTGACCAGGATGCGCACGGACATGGCGTTGCCGTCGAACCGGGTGAAGTCGGTCAAGCATTCGGCGGGCAGGAGCTTGTATTCCTCGGCGTGGGCCTTGAACCACTCCTTGATCGCCTCCTCGCCGCTGTGTCCGAAGGGCGGGTTGCCGATGTCGTGGGCCAGGCAGGCGGCCTGGACGGCCTCGCCCACGTCCTTGGGCGACAGACCGGGGGGCAGCTCCTTCCGGTCCTCCAGGAAATACCCGATGAGCTCGCCCAGGCTCTTGCCCACCGAGGCCACCTCCAGGCTGTGGGTCAGCCGGGAGTGGATGTGGTCGTTCTCGTTGAGCGGATGGACCTGGGTCTTGCGCGCCAGCCGCCGGAAGTGGTCGCTGAACAGGATGCGGTCTATGTCCCGCTGAAAGGGGCTGCGGATGTCGGTGCTCTCGCTCTCGCGCCCGTAGCGCGTGGCGTCGAGCAGCCTGGTCCAATCCATGCGCCGGTTTTCGGTTGCCATGCACGATCCTTGGGTTTCGTTGAACGGATAAAACCTCCGGGAATATGAGCCGATAACCCCCCATCGGTCAACCGCCCCGCTTCGCTCCAACCTCTTTCTGCTCCTCCCCCGACCCCAAGGGCGGCGAGCGCAGCGCATGCCGCCCGCACGAAGGCCTCCCACGTTGCCGCACGGACC encodes:
- the htpG gene encoding molecular chaperone HtpG — its product is MGKKTTHKFKAEVSQLLDILVHSLYTNKEIFLRELISNASDALEKARFKGQAEGAEDTVAPEIRIACDADAGTLTITDTGVGMTRDELMRNIGTIAHSGTAELTRLAGEGKESLDALIGRFGVGFYSVYMVADEVEVTTRSIEPDAKPVVWTSDGRTDYKLQELDEDLPRGTKIVVRLKEDLASQFTNAAHLKHIVNKHSNFINFPIYVGDERVNTIQALWREPKFQITSEQYAEFYKFLTFDPDDPFDTLHTSVDAPVQFNALMFIPKHGDDPFGMGRENRGLDLYVRRVLIEKQNKDLLPEYLGFVKGVVDTEDLPLNISRETLQDNILMRKISSTLVKQVLDHLAKMAKDDADRYADFWRAHGELFKAGYMDFLNKDKFAGLVRFHSSGLEDEKGLTSFADYITRAKEDQKEIYYAYGPSREALNLSPHLEVFRRKGVEVLYLFEPIDEFVMDALSEFDGWSLVSAEHADPAKLDKFESLEAEDKPEPLSDTEKPVLDKLLARMKDALGDAVTEVKASARLSRSPVCLANPDGNVTSSMDKIMRVMSKDSSIPKKILEVNPDHPLVRNMLTILERDENDPFIEQAANQLYESALLLEGYLTDPHALVGRVQDLLTKSSGWYVASEK
- the dgt gene encoding dGTP triphosphohydrolase, which encodes MATENRRMDWTRLLDATRYGRESESTDIRSPFQRDIDRILFSDHFRRLARKTQVHPLNENDHIHSRLTHSLEVASVGKSLGELIGYFLEDRKELPPGLSPKDVGEAVQAACLAHDIGNPPFGHSGEEAIKEWFKAHAEEYKLLPAECLTDFTRFDGNAMSVRILVNTGFVQTGISPTYAVLGAVLKYPWSSYDAPKGKDKFSFFQTEAEAMDKVADALGLIPMDRRWSRPPLAYLTEAADDICYRIIDIEDATEMGILDEMFMLDSFAEPLELETGPGQAHEWLLSAHFRQRNSYLRAKLINKATRDAAELFQTHYEAIMTGSFDLDSSLMEQSTGICGRIRAVYGTIKERLFHSRRKATLELGAQNGLFRLLDQTMADVDRYCQPKTGLSSTNRKIRSIIGPSVIDAIVADENRCQYRIIMAIVDYISGMTDHYATDLCRKFLGLGY